In Frondihabitans sp. PAMC 28766, a genomic segment contains:
- a CDS encoding redoxin domain-containing protein encodes MSIPDIGDTAPDFTLPGVRLVDGETRRQEFTLSRRPGNAVVLVFYPADESTVCTAQLCSYQEELSGFADLGAEVWGISRQSLDSHENFARHHGLSFALLSDVDSRVIRDYGIALPGVGLRRSVFVIDAGGVVRWKHVALLGARFQKASVIQDALTDVLA; translated from the coding sequence ATGAGCATCCCGGACATCGGCGACACCGCGCCCGACTTCACGCTGCCGGGCGTGCGCCTCGTCGACGGCGAGACGCGGCGACAGGAGTTCACGCTCTCGAGGCGCCCGGGCAACGCGGTCGTTCTCGTGTTCTATCCGGCCGACGAGTCGACCGTCTGCACGGCGCAGCTCTGCAGCTACCAGGAGGAGCTCTCCGGCTTCGCCGACCTCGGCGCTGAAGTCTGGGGCATCAGCCGCCAGAGTCTCGACAGCCACGAGAACTTCGCGCGCCACCACGGCCTCAGCTTCGCGCTGCTCAGCGACGTCGACAGCCGCGTCATCCGCGACTACGGCATCGCCCTGCCGGGTGTGGGCCTCCGTCGCAGCGTCTTCGTGATCGACGCCGGTGGCGTGGTGCGCTGGAAGCACGTCGCCCTCCTCGGCGCGCGCTTTCAGAAGGCCTCGGTCATCCAGGACGCCCTGACGGACGTCTTGGCGTAA
- the gcvP gene encoding aminomethyl-transferring glycine dehydrogenase, producing the protein MSADVTTGSGLIQGQAATGFADRHIGTTPDDQRAMLDVLGLESVAALVEKAVPDSIHARALESSALPEPIGEQETLAELRQLANRNTVNRSFIGLGYYGTVTPSVIQRNVLENPSWYTAYTPYQPEISQGRLEALINFQTMVAELTGLTTANASMLDESTAVVEGMLLARRASKSKSNRFVVDSDALPQTKALLAGRARAVGIELVEVPLRETDAQSLPDSFGVFVQYPGASGAVWDPAPLVDQSHLQGGLAVVAADLLALTLLAAPGEFGADVAVGTSQRFGVPMGFGGPHAGYMAVRTGLERQLPGRLVGVSQDATGNPAYRLSLQTREQHIRREKATSNICTAQVLLAVMASMYAVYHGPWGLTHIARRTHQHAVDLAAGAAAAGLATGADAFFDTVTLTVPGRASEIVAAAHERGYLLLEVDAGTVSISTDETTTRDDLDVLGELLGFAVPTGSSSPIPSALERTSDFLTHPVFRTHRSETSMMRYLKHLADKDYALDRGMIPLGSCTMKLNAATEMAAVTWPEFANIHPFAPAADARGYLELIGQLEGWLAEVTGYDTVSLQPNAGSQGELAGLLAIRGYHLSNGDEGRTVCLIPQSAHGTNAASAVLAGLRVVVVACDEQGNVDLDDLRVKVSEHVDDLAALMVTYPSTHGVYEHDIRSITEAVHEAGGQVYVDGANLNALLGFARFGEFGATCRT; encoded by the coding sequence ATGAGCGCCGACGTCACCACCGGCTCGGGGCTGATCCAGGGCCAGGCCGCCACCGGCTTCGCCGATCGTCACATCGGAACGACTCCCGACGACCAGCGCGCCATGCTCGACGTGCTGGGCCTCGAAAGCGTCGCGGCCCTCGTCGAGAAGGCCGTGCCCGACAGCATCCACGCCAGAGCTCTCGAGTCGAGCGCCCTGCCCGAGCCGATCGGCGAGCAGGAGACCCTCGCCGAGCTGCGACAGCTGGCGAACCGCAACACGGTCAACCGCTCGTTCATCGGCCTCGGCTACTACGGCACGGTCACCCCTAGCGTGATCCAGCGCAACGTGCTCGAGAACCCCAGCTGGTACACCGCCTACACGCCGTACCAGCCCGAGATCTCGCAGGGCCGCCTCGAGGCCCTCATCAACTTCCAGACGATGGTCGCCGAGCTGACCGGGCTGACGACGGCGAACGCGTCGATGCTCGACGAGTCGACGGCGGTGGTCGAGGGCATGCTGCTCGCCCGCCGTGCCTCGAAGTCGAAGAGCAATCGCTTCGTGGTCGACTCCGATGCCCTGCCGCAGACCAAGGCTCTGCTCGCCGGTCGGGCTCGGGCCGTCGGCATCGAGCTCGTCGAGGTGCCGCTGCGCGAGACCGATGCACAGTCGCTGCCCGACAGCTTCGGCGTGTTCGTGCAGTACCCGGGAGCGTCGGGGGCGGTCTGGGATCCTGCGCCCCTCGTCGACCAGAGCCACCTCCAGGGCGGCCTGGCGGTCGTCGCCGCCGACCTCCTCGCTCTCACGCTGCTGGCGGCGCCCGGCGAGTTCGGGGCCGACGTCGCCGTCGGCACGAGCCAGCGCTTCGGCGTACCCATGGGCTTCGGCGGCCCGCACGCGGGCTACATGGCCGTGCGCACCGGCCTCGAGCGCCAATTGCCGGGCCGCCTGGTCGGGGTGTCGCAGGATGCCACGGGAAACCCCGCCTACCGCCTCAGCCTGCAGACGCGCGAGCAGCACATCCGCCGCGAGAAGGCCACCTCGAACATCTGCACGGCCCAGGTGCTGCTCGCCGTCATGGCGTCGATGTACGCGGTCTATCACGGGCCGTGGGGCCTCACCCACATCGCGAGGCGGACGCACCAGCACGCCGTCGACCTCGCCGCCGGTGCGGCTGCGGCCGGTCTCGCCACGGGCGCCGACGCCTTCTTCGACACCGTGACGCTGACGGTGCCGGGGCGAGCCTCGGAGATCGTCGCTGCGGCTCACGAGCGCGGCTACCTCCTGCTCGAGGTCGACGCCGGCACCGTGTCGATCTCGACCGACGAGACCACGACCCGAGACGACCTCGACGTGCTGGGCGAACTGCTCGGCTTCGCCGTGCCCACCGGCTCGTCGTCTCCCATCCCGTCGGCGCTCGAGCGCACCAGCGACTTCCTCACCCACCCGGTCTTCCGCACACACCGCTCGGAGACGAGCATGATGCGCTACCTCAAGCACCTGGCCGACAAGGACTACGCACTCGATCGCGGCATGATCCCGCTCGGATCGTGCACGATGAAGCTGAATGCCGCGACCGAGATGGCGGCCGTGACGTGGCCGGAGTTCGCGAACATCCACCCGTTCGCACCGGCCGCCGACGCCCGGGGCTACCTCGAGCTGATCGGCCAGCTCGAGGGCTGGCTGGCCGAGGTCACCGGCTACGACACGGTCTCGCTGCAACCGAACGCCGGCAGCCAGGGCGAGCTCGCGGGGCTCCTCGCGATCCGCGGATATCATCTCTCGAACGGTGACGAGGGCCGCACCGTCTGCCTCATCCCGCAGTCGGCCCACGGCACGAACGCGGCGAGCGCCGTCCTGGCGGGCCTCCGCGTCGTCGTGGTCGCCTGCGACGAGCAGGGCAACGTCGATCTCGACGACCTGCGTGTCAAGGTGTCCGAGCACGTCGACGACCTCGCCGCGCTCATGGTCACCTACCCGTCGACGCACGGCGTCTACGAGCACGACATCCGCTCGATCACCGAGGCGGTGCACGAGGCCGGAGGCCAGGTCTACGTCGACGGCGCCAACCTCAACGCTCTTCTCGGGTTCGCGCGCTTCGGCGAGTTCGGGGCGACGTGTCGCACCTGA
- a CDS encoding CPBP family intramembrane glutamic endopeptidase, producing MLAHPVAEPLPSGVSTGRIRAEILIVLGLSLGASAVYSLVQILDLLTRSTPLSNQTAQLNTSLDSRELFDFVYQVLENGFDIVPVALVAYLLWKTARPHLGRLGVDFSNVGRDALWGAGLALAIGIPGLALYFAGRAIGITVDVVPTNLAAHWWTVPVLLFSALRSGVTEEVIVVAYLFARLKDLKWGVWPILLSAALLRGTYHLYQGFGAFIGNAVMGIVFGWLYMRFGRILPLVIAHFFMDAAVFVGYPWAAAAFPQFFGATH from the coding sequence TTGCTCGCTCACCCCGTCGCCGAACCGTTGCCGTCGGGTGTCTCGACCGGTCGCATCCGCGCCGAGATCCTGATCGTCCTCGGTCTCTCCCTCGGTGCGAGCGCGGTCTACTCGCTGGTGCAGATCCTCGATCTGCTCACACGGTCGACGCCCCTGTCGAACCAGACGGCTCAGCTCAACACGTCACTCGACAGCCGCGAGCTGTTCGACTTCGTCTACCAGGTGCTCGAGAACGGCTTCGACATCGTGCCCGTGGCCCTCGTCGCCTACCTGCTCTGGAAGACGGCCAGACCGCACCTGGGTCGGCTCGGCGTCGACTTCTCGAACGTCGGTCGCGACGCGCTCTGGGGCGCGGGGCTCGCTCTCGCGATCGGGATCCCGGGCCTCGCCCTGTACTTCGCCGGCCGGGCCATCGGGATCACCGTCGACGTCGTGCCCACGAACCTCGCAGCCCACTGGTGGACGGTGCCCGTGCTGCTGTTCTCGGCGCTCCGCTCGGGCGTCACCGAGGAGGTCATCGTGGTCGCGTATCTCTTCGCGCGCCTGAAAGACCTGAAGTGGGGCGTGTGGCCGATCCTGCTGTCCGCCGCCCTGCTGCGGGGCACGTACCACCTCTACCAGGGCTTCGGGGCCTTCATCGGCAACGCCGTGATGGGCATCGTCTTCGGCTGGCTCTACATGCGCTTCGGCCGCATCCTGCCCCTCGTGATCGCGCACTTCTTCATGGACGCCGCCGTGTTCGTCGGTTACCCCTGGGCTGCCGCCGCCTTCCCGCAGTTCTTCGGCGCGACGCACTGA